The DNA sequence TTAATTCGCCTAAGAAGCGCTTTCTTTCCCAGAAACTCTTGAAATGCTATGGCAAGTGAGTATGCCTCTTCACCTGTTGCACAGCCAGGTACCCACACAGTAATTGGCGTTTTGGATGACCTGTTTTGTGCGAGTGTTGGAAAGACTGATTTTTTCAGCACTTCAAACTGGTCAAACTCACGGAAAAAACTGGTGACATGGATAAGCATGTCTCTACGGAGCGCGTTTACTTCGTCCGGATTTTTCTCAAGAAACGTACGATACTCCGGCAAGGTTTTGATGTGATTGAGAAGCATTCGTCGCTGTATTCTTCTGTTGACAGTGGTAGACTTGTACTGACTGAAGTCAATACCTGTTCTTGTGTGAAGAATCGCTAAGATGGTATCACTATCACTGATGAAGCGATTGTTGTTGTTCCTTTTGACTAATTTCAATAAATCTTCCCCCGTAAATAACCAATCACCACAAGGACCTATTTTAACTCCTTTTAATCCTCCGGTTTGAGCCTAAATACGGATGGTATTTGCCTTGACATTATAGTAGCCAAAAGATGAAATCGAATATATCTTCAACAGAGGAAAGAATACCCAGATGGTCATTGCGAGGGTCTTATCCGAAGCAATCCCAAAGGTATAGATTGCTTCGTCGCTTCACTCCTCGCAATGACATTTTTAAGAATCCCATACATTTCATACACTTGCATACAGCCAAAGATTCAGTTTTTTCCATATTCTGTCCGGTTCATCTCTTGGATGCTATAAATCCTGCAACAAGGCAAAGCCTTGTTGCAGGATTAGGCCATTGCAGGATTAGGCCATTGCAGGATTAGGCCATTGCAGGATTAGGCCATTGCAGGATTAGGCCATTGCAGGATTAGGCCATTGCAGGATTAGGCCATTGCAGGATTAGGCCATTGCAGGATTAGGCCATTGCAGGATTAGGCCATTGCAGGATTAGGCCATTGCAGGATTAGGCCGATTGCAGTGATTAGGCCATTGCAGGATTAGGCCATTGCAGGATTAGGCCATTGCAGGATTAGGCCATTGCAGGATTAGGCCATTGCAGGATTAGGCCATTGCAGGATTAGGCCATTGCAGGATTAGGCCATTGCAGGATTAGGCCATTGCAGGATTAGGCCATTAAAAAATAATATAGCACAAAAAGATACATAAGAGCAACTGAAAATCAATTGCCTAAAATGACACAGGACTACTCCCAAAATTACTAAAAATCGTATAGGAGACCTCTGGGCTTTCCTTAATAATAACTGACAATTTCTACCTGTAGTTATCTCTCTTTTCCGCATTTACTCATCATTTTTGCCCTAACCAATCTTATCTCTTCATAGGAGTAGTCGTTTCCAAGTTTTTCTTTTACCGGGGTCATGAACTTCATGCCTAACTCTGCCAAGGTTTGCTTGATATGCTGCTGTTTTTCAGGGGCTATGAAGCCGTCTATTGAAATATCCTCGCCATCTAAAATGAGTTTTTCTATATGAGAAACAATGGTGGATAACGCCAGATTCCTTTTTTGTGCAATTTCTTCGAGGGTAAGGTGTTGCCGGTAAAGTTCTAAGGTTGTTTGCGTAGTGAGAGTTTTTGGCTGTTTTATAGGAAATTCGGGATGTTTATGGATAATTGGTTTCGATTCGATATGGTGTTGTTTACAGTAATCAGTAATTTCCTTGAGAAAAATCTCTCCGTATTTATGTAATTTTTGTTCCCCAATACCATTTATTTTCCGCAAATCAGGCAAATTTTGAGGATAATAGGTAGACATTTCTTTAAGACTGGTATCATGGAAGATAATATAAGGGGGCACAAACTCTTTGTCAGCAAGTGTTTTTCTGAGATTTCTTAAACGTTCAAATAAGGTACGATCGTAATCTCCATCCCTCTCATCCTTCTGAATGTGAAGTGGTTCTTCGGGTTTTGTTAAAAATACCTTTTCGTTGCGTAATAATACTTTTTGACTCTTTTCATTTAGCTTTAAGACGGGATACTTATCCCCATCAAGTTTTACGTACCCTAATTGAATTAACTCACGGGTAAACGCCTGCCACTGAGATTTTGTATATTCTTTCCCTACACCGTATGTCTTAATCGTATCGTGCCGGTTCTGCAATACCTTTTTGTTTTTCGAACCTTGCAAGACGTCAATAATGTAATTTACTCCAAATCGTTCACCTACCCTATAAATGCACGACAATATTTTTTGTGCAGCGATTGTTCCGTCAAATCGTTCCTTTGGCTCCAAACAAACATCACAATTGTTACAATTCGGTTCATCGAATTTTTCACCAAAATAATCCAGTAATAACTTTCTTCGGCAAATATTGCCCTCACAATAGTTTGTTAGGTCCCTCAACTGTTTGTATGCAATCAACTTTTCATTTTCATCTATCTTTTGATTAATAAAATACTCTATCTTAAATTTATCCGCGTAACTAAAGAATAAGATACAATCACTTTTTAATCCATCCCTTCCTGCACGTCCTGTTTCCTGGTAATATCCTTCGATGCTTTTCGGTAAATCATAGTGGATCACATATCGTACATCAGGTTTATCAATGCCCATACCGAAGGCAATCGTTGCCACGATAATTTCAACATCGTCATGGATGAACCGCTCCTGGTTTTCTGTTCTCACTTCAGCGGGTAAACCTGCATGGTATGGCAGGACGCGATATCCTTCTGCTTGCAAGCTTGTTGTTAAACTCTCCACGGTTTTACGGCTTTGACAATAGATGAT is a window from the Candidatus Jettenia sp. genome containing:
- the recQ gene encoding DNA helicase RecQ, which gives rise to MYKTLQKYFGYTSFYPLQEDIIKEVLAQRDAFVLMPTGGGKSLCYQLPALLFSGVTIVVSPLIALMKDQVDGLLANGIPAIFINSSLSYSEIDAKRQSLLNNEIKILYIAPERLFMPEFLQFLQGLKISLFAIDESHCISEWGHDFRPEYRQLEILKEKFPKVPVMALTATATPAVQKDIILQLKLSNCRVFKASFNRKNLYYQIKPKDNPYHQILHYLKSRKKDSGIIYCQSRKTVESLTTSLQAEGYRVLPYHAGLPAEVRTENQERFIHDDVEIIVATIAFGMGIDKPDVRYVIHYDLPKSIEGYYQETGRAGRDGLKSDCILFFSYADKFKIEYFINQKIDENEKLIAYKQLRDLTNYCEGNICRRKLLLDYFGEKFDEPNCNNCDVCLEPKERFDGTIAAQKILSCIYRVGERFGVNYIIDVLQGSKNKKVLQNRHDTIKTYGVGKEYTKSQWQAFTRELIQLGYVKLDGDKYPVLKLNEKSQKVLLRNEKVFLTKPEEPLHIQKDERDGDYDRTLFERLRNLRKTLADKEFVPPYIIFHDTSLKEMSTYYPQNLPDLRKINGIGEQKLHKYGEIFLKEITDYCKQHHIESKPIIHKHPEFPIKQPKTLTTQTTLELYRQHLTLEEIAQKRNLALSTIVSHIEKLILDGEDISIDGFIAPEKQQHIKQTLAELGMKFMTPVKEKLGNDYSYEEIRLVRAKMMSKCGKER